One stretch of Pirellulales bacterium DNA includes these proteins:
- a CDS encoding retroviral-like aspartic protease family protein gives MFHPIIGPDGKPLVLPPPTGLHLAGPRVQVSVGLAQSFAEALLLRGEVIPDAVVGDALVDTGASHTCIDDAVAKNMGLPVVGRIKVGSASHHSTEQNQYPIRIEFLGAGITSNVLQAPAAALAAQGLTMLIGRDILQEFLLVYNGPIGQWTMVLA, from the coding sequence GTGTTTCATCCGATCATTGGGCCTGACGGCAAGCCGCTCGTTCTGCCCCCGCCGACGGGACTGCATCTCGCCGGTCCGCGCGTTCAGGTGAGTGTTGGCTTGGCGCAGTCTTTTGCCGAAGCCTTGCTGCTTCGAGGCGAAGTAATTCCTGACGCCGTCGTGGGTGACGCACTCGTTGATACCGGCGCTTCGCACACCTGCATTGACGATGCGGTTGCCAAGAACATGGGCCTCCCGGTAGTTGGAAGAATCAAAGTCGGTTCGGCTTCGCACCATTCAACAGAACAGAATCAATATCCCATTCGCATTGAATTCCTAGGGGCTGGAATTACATCGAACGTGCTTCAAGCGCCCGCCGCCGCGCTTGCCGCGCAAGGGCTGACGATGCTGATCGGACGTGACATTCTTCAGGAATTCCTCCTTGTTTATAATGGTCCCATCGGCCAGTGGACGATGGTCCTGGCCTAA
- the xerD gene encoding site-specific tyrosine recombinase XerD, with product MVADKKLKRPTMPKPVANPAVRWIAAFVDYARTECHLSANTVAAYRRDLAKFAAWLAARDATKLSIRDLADYAGWLHQRGLAAASIARHIVSLKVFFRYLQLEGVLRDNLAELLGSQRLWHRVPQILSVEAVDGLLASPVAGDTLWRRDRALLELLYATGCRASEVSDLTTNDVHLAEGFCLCRGKGDRQRIVPINRRAAVAVQVYVDEERPKLVEAAGQDAGWLLLSRRGRRLRRERIWELMKRYAARVGAPSSIGPHTMRHSFATHLVAGGADLRQVQEMLGHASITTTQIYTHVDPARLKKVHKQFHPRA from the coding sequence GTGGTTGCCGACAAGAAACTGAAGCGGCCAACGATGCCGAAGCCGGTCGCGAATCCGGCCGTGCGCTGGATCGCGGCGTTTGTCGATTATGCCCGAACGGAGTGCCATCTCTCGGCGAACACGGTGGCCGCGTATCGTCGCGACCTGGCCAAGTTTGCCGCGTGGCTGGCCGCCCGCGACGCGACGAAGCTCTCGATCCGCGATCTGGCCGACTATGCAGGTTGGCTGCACCAGCGCGGGCTCGCCGCGGCGAGCATCGCGCGGCACATCGTTTCGCTCAAAGTGTTTTTCCGCTACCTGCAGTTGGAAGGGGTGTTGCGCGACAATCTGGCGGAGCTGCTTGGCAGCCAGCGGCTCTGGCACCGGGTGCCGCAGATTCTCTCGGTCGAGGCCGTCGATGGGTTGCTCGCAAGTCCCGTTGCCGGCGACACGCTCTGGCGGCGCGATCGGGCGCTCTTGGAATTGCTTTATGCTACGGGTTGCCGGGCCTCGGAAGTGTCGGATTTGACAACGAACGATGTGCATCTCGCAGAAGGCTTCTGTCTGTGCCGCGGCAAAGGGGACCGGCAGAGGATTGTGCCCATCAATCGCCGCGCGGCGGTCGCCGTTCAAGTCTATGTGGATGAAGAGCGGCCGAAATTGGTCGAAGCTGCTGGGCAGGATGCCGGCTGGCTACTCTTATCGCGGCGGGGTCGACGGCTGCGCCGCGAGCGGATTTGGGAACTCATGAAGCGGTATGCGGCGCGCGTCGGAGCGCCGTCGTCCATCGGGCCCCACACGATGCGGCACAGTTTTGCGACCCATCTGGTGGCCGGCGGGGCGGACCTGCGCCAGGTTCAAGAGATGCTCGGCCACGCCAGCATCACGACCACGCAAATCTACACGCACGTCGATCCGGCGCGGCTCAAGAAGGTCCACAAGCAATTCCATCCGCGCGCCTGA
- a CDS encoding DUF4337 family protein, with protein sequence MEEIEVPTEHLHEAIHHEAHHSQDNWITAVALSTALLAALAAVAALLSGMNANEAVIERVTASDLWSEFQANGIKLAILQGNAELLKMNGKPVPEAFQAKIDKYNKEKNRTSKAATEKEQTYEARLSRHEKLAMGVTTFQIAIAIAAIAVLTKRRWFWYLGLAFGAAGIGCLIYALAFSSVGEESTETKPEQKEGNDKSKDAKPSKSESGGTEKSSKEVKEATEKTNDGKQPKTESKSGAGLIAPHAIRLAAANLEMPPAYCCFDVALASSLATCHLPLTTVSPPLVPVC encoded by the coding sequence ATGGAAGAGATCGAAGTCCCAACCGAGCATCTTCACGAAGCCATCCACCACGAGGCCCATCATTCGCAAGACAACTGGATCACGGCGGTTGCACTGAGCACGGCTTTGCTCGCCGCGCTGGCGGCGGTCGCCGCGTTGTTGAGCGGGATGAATGCCAACGAGGCCGTAATCGAACGGGTCACGGCATCCGATCTGTGGAGTGAGTTTCAGGCGAACGGGATCAAGCTGGCTATCCTTCAGGGCAACGCGGAGCTGCTCAAGATGAACGGCAAGCCGGTGCCGGAAGCGTTCCAAGCGAAAATCGACAAATACAACAAGGAAAAAAATCGCACGTCCAAAGCTGCAACGGAGAAGGAGCAAACTTACGAGGCGCGTCTCAGTCGCCACGAGAAGCTCGCGATGGGAGTGACGACGTTCCAAATCGCCATCGCAATTGCCGCGATCGCTGTCTTAACGAAGCGTCGCTGGTTCTGGTATCTCGGACTTGCCTTCGGCGCGGCCGGAATCGGCTGCCTGATTTATGCGCTGGCGTTTTCCTCCGTCGGCGAAGAAAGCACCGAAACCAAGCCGGAGCAAAAGGAAGGGAATGATAAGAGCAAAGACGCGAAGCCGTCGAAGAGTGAGTCGGGCGGAACCGAGAAATCATCCAAAGAAGTAAAAGAGGCAACGGAGAAGACGAACGACGGCAAGCAGCCCAAGACTGAGTCCAAATCCGGCGCGGGACTGATCGCTCCTCATGCCATCCGACTCGCCGCCGCAAATCTCGAAATGCCGCCCGCTTATTGCTGCTTCGATGTCGCGCTCGCGTCCTCTCTTGCCACCTGTCACTTGCCACTTACGACTGTTTCTCCGCCCCTTGTCCCCGTCTGCTAA
- a CDS encoding HD domain-containing protein: MSTKTLSLLPLSQLTSGQEADLFALLSAKEELTTRDGKPYFKVTFRDHAREVSFPIWNDSTWAAECRQTWRPGGFYKLRAIYRETNYGPQLDIKKIRETIDADAADGFDPLMCQPQTRFDPKDMFAELVSIARERIADPALRALVTDILEENHELLLSLPAATRNHHAFVGGYLEHVLSVTRTCVMLADKYDDYYPDMKPRLDKGLVVAGGILHDIGKLREIRQEPQGAVYTAEGALIGHMLQGRDILREAAAGRGLSAETLLRLEHIIISHQRLPEWGSPKPPMTPEALIVHYADDLDAKLQMMFTALRDDTTPGPLTSKKNTLYQQVYRGEGIGER; encoded by the coding sequence ATGTCCACCAAGACCCTCTCGCTCCTTCCGCTCTCGCAGCTCACTTCCGGCCAAGAGGCCGACCTGTTCGCGCTTCTTTCGGCCAAGGAGGAATTGACCACGCGCGACGGCAAGCCGTATTTCAAAGTCACCTTCCGCGATCATGCCCGCGAGGTCAGCTTTCCGATCTGGAACGATTCCACCTGGGCCGCCGAATGCCGCCAGACTTGGCGGCCCGGCGGGTTCTACAAGCTGCGGGCTATTTACCGCGAAACGAACTACGGTCCGCAGCTCGATATCAAGAAGATTCGCGAGACGATCGACGCCGACGCGGCCGACGGTTTCGACCCGCTGATGTGCCAACCGCAAACGCGATTCGATCCGAAGGATATGTTCGCAGAGCTGGTCTCGATCGCCCGCGAGCGGATCGCCGATCCGGCGCTTCGCGCCTTGGTGACGGACATCCTCGAAGAAAACCACGAGCTTCTGCTCTCGCTCCCCGCCGCGACGCGAAACCATCACGCCTTCGTCGGCGGCTATTTGGAGCATGTACTCAGCGTTACGCGCACATGCGTGATGCTGGCCGACAAGTACGACGATTACTATCCCGACATGAAGCCGCGGCTCGACAAGGGGCTCGTTGTCGCCGGCGGCATTCTACACGATATTGGCAAGCTCCGAGAAATCCGCCAGGAACCGCAAGGGGCGGTCTACACAGCCGAAGGGGCGCTCATCGGCCACATGCTCCAAGGCCGCGACATTCTCCGCGAGGCCGCCGCCGGTCGCGGACTATCGGCCGAGACGCTGCTGCGGCTCGAGCACATCATCATCTCGCACCAGCGGCTTCCCGAATGGGGCTCGCCCAAGCCGCCCATGACCCCCGAGGCCCTCATCGTTCACTACGCCGACGACCTCGACGCGAAACTCCAGATGATGTTCACGGCCCTGCGCGACGACACCACGCCGGGACCGCTCACCTCCAAGAAGAACACGCTCTATCAACAGGTCTATCGGGGAGAAGGAATCGGAGAGCGGTAG
- a CDS encoding tetratricopeptide repeat protein translates to MRASSARSWAEGPRLGVRLIGCAAAVWFLGALTAQTSSEESGETSASKQPDAGKAVGPALRPVGPVVGVAPQREPQAEPQPTSTEPAHEAGTAMASDSDDALAANKEPRRETKPLSKPLADGSAVLSDETKPAVKSVLPPDGLAFKGIEDLPPLPALAIDPAAFKGITPGASTIDDLLKLWGDGVAASGKEGEARWIYKIEPYRRVQVTMAGRRVASISVRLEKPFEPEILAKQLHLDAIVPVPVLDETGQPLGESFPERGILFSYAPETKLVTQMLLEPIDAEPFVMRAAADSDAQVRRSLRDLDYALELDPKSARAHWLRAQVLAGMGRFQDALKSIDEALRLDPKQPPCLLSKADILGHLDRHSDGIMIAKQVLGDAKLPSLVKAQALNTLADLTAEGPDHDYKQAIELHLSAIKTAGELAADRRAGVRREAKRVLVEAHLGAASDIAFGVWQQKEQIAARWITRADELAKNMIETEQAADDLRLHVARRALDARVGIQGKWDSSDWTARVLESATKLIDAAGDPLHRQRLEWELGLALFDVGQLDQLHGLSDHSLADGTVDLTYLQEGAKHRQQTADDAYLFGRLYAHLGIVHATQEKNHAVAVTCFDKAVPLLDRPLPLSALPNLGRHGESFVAMGISYWEAGQRDEGLRLTQKGVDLMAKAVSAKSLDERALAIPYGNLAAMHRQLGHSDEARSFADLASRLDGPNRR, encoded by the coding sequence GTGAGAGCGTCATCGGCCCGAAGTTGGGCAGAGGGTCCACGACTCGGCGTGCGGCTGATTGGCTGCGCGGCCGCGGTCTGGTTTCTGGGCGCGCTGACAGCGCAAACCAGCAGCGAAGAATCGGGCGAAACATCGGCGTCGAAGCAGCCCGATGCCGGCAAAGCAGTCGGACCGGCGCTTCGCCCGGTCGGTCCTGTCGTCGGTGTCGCACCGCAGCGCGAACCGCAAGCCGAGCCGCAGCCGACCTCGACGGAACCGGCGCACGAAGCCGGCACCGCGATGGCCAGCGATTCCGACGACGCATTGGCCGCGAACAAAGAGCCGCGGCGCGAAACGAAACCGCTTTCCAAACCGTTGGCCGACGGCTCCGCGGTCTTGTCGGACGAAACGAAGCCTGCCGTAAAATCGGTCCTGCCCCCCGATGGGCTGGCGTTTAAAGGAATCGAAGACCTGCCGCCGCTGCCGGCCTTGGCGATCGATCCGGCGGCATTCAAGGGAATCACCCCCGGCGCTTCGACGATCGACGACCTGCTCAAGCTGTGGGGCGATGGTGTCGCCGCGTCGGGCAAGGAGGGAGAGGCACGCTGGATTTATAAAATCGAGCCTTATCGGCGCGTGCAAGTGACGATGGCCGGCCGACGCGTTGCTTCGATCTCCGTGCGGCTCGAAAAGCCGTTTGAGCCGGAGATCTTGGCGAAGCAACTGCACCTCGACGCGATTGTTCCCGTGCCCGTGCTCGACGAAACGGGGCAGCCACTGGGAGAATCGTTCCCCGAGCGCGGCATCCTGTTCAGCTACGCTCCCGAAACGAAGCTCGTCACTCAGATGCTGCTGGAGCCGATCGACGCCGAGCCGTTCGTGATGCGCGCGGCGGCGGATTCCGACGCGCAAGTCCGCCGCAGCCTCCGCGATCTCGATTATGCACTGGAACTCGATCCCAAATCGGCCCGAGCGCATTGGCTGCGTGCCCAGGTGCTCGCCGGCATGGGCCGATTTCAGGATGCGCTGAAATCCATCGACGAAGCACTCCGGCTCGATCCAAAGCAGCCTCCGTGTTTGTTGAGCAAGGCCGATATCCTTGGCCATTTGGATCGTCATTCCGACGGGATCATGATTGCAAAACAGGTGCTTGGGGACGCGAAGCTGCCGTCGCTCGTGAAAGCGCAAGCACTCAACACGCTCGCCGATTTGACTGCCGAAGGGCCCGACCATGACTACAAGCAAGCCATCGAACTGCACTTGTCGGCGATCAAGACGGCTGGGGAACTGGCGGCCGATCGCCGCGCGGGCGTCCGCCGCGAAGCCAAGCGCGTGCTGGTCGAGGCCCACCTCGGCGCGGCCAGCGACATTGCCTTTGGCGTCTGGCAGCAGAAGGAGCAAATCGCCGCCCGTTGGATTACCAGGGCTGATGAACTGGCGAAGAACATGATTGAAACGGAACAGGCCGCCGACGACTTGCGGCTGCACGTCGCCCGCCGGGCGCTCGACGCCCGCGTCGGAATTCAGGGAAAGTGGGATTCATCGGATTGGACGGCCCGGGTCCTCGAATCGGCCACGAAATTGATCGACGCGGCCGGCGATCCGCTCCATCGTCAACGGCTGGAGTGGGAATTGGGCTTGGCGCTGTTCGACGTCGGTCAGCTCGACCAGCTCCACGGCTTAAGCGATCATTCCTTGGCCGACGGGACGGTCGATCTCACGTATCTTCAAGAAGGGGCGAAGCACCGCCAGCAGACGGCCGACGATGCCTATCTCTTCGGCCGGCTCTACGCCCACCTCGGCATCGTCCACGCCACGCAGGAAAAGAACCACGCCGTCGCCGTCACCTGTTTCGACAAGGCCGTGCCGCTATTGGATCGACCGTTGCCGTTATCGGCGCTTCCGAATCTCGGGCGGCACGGCGAGTCGTTCGTCGCGATGGGGATTTCCTATTGGGAGGCCGGCCAGCGCGACGAGGGTCTGCGGTTGACGCAAAAGGGGGTCGATCTCATGGCCAAAGCCGTTTCCGCCAAGTCGCTCGACGAACGGGCCCTCGCGATTCCCTACGGCAATCTAGCCGCCATGCACCGCCAACTAGGCCACAGCGACGAAGCCCGCAGCTTCGCCGACCTGGCGAGCCGCCTCGACGGCCCGAATCGGCGATAG